A stretch of the Desulfobacter sp. genome encodes the following:
- a CDS encoding NAD(P)H-dependent oxidoreductase, producing the protein MKFVILNGSPKGDTGITLQYVKFIQKHYPQYDYVHHNISTKIKTIEGNKDLFENIMSDIGSSDGIIWATPVYTLFVPAQYMRFIELVHEQNKTHVFKDKYAAVISTSIHFYDHTAHGYMNAVCDDLGMNYVDFFSAKMDDILNNSHRTRLLIFAKFFFNSTKNKITRQKNFEPIENDTFCFVPETITHKTSTQNKKIVIVTDAKDHESNIAGMIQRFSESFSEKIELLNLWDVNIKGGCTGCIKCEYDNQCMYTDSFSKFYRSKVLPADIVVFATELVHRNFSFKFKEFFDRRFFMNHAPEFKGKQVA; encoded by the coding sequence ATGAAATTTGTCATATTAAACGGCAGCCCCAAGGGAGATACGGGCATTACACTTCAATATGTAAAATTCATACAAAAACACTATCCCCAATACGACTATGTTCATCATAATATTTCAACTAAAATCAAAACAATTGAGGGTAACAAGGACCTGTTTGAAAACATCATGTCGGATATAGGATCATCAGACGGAATCATCTGGGCCACACCGGTATATACCCTGTTCGTTCCTGCTCAGTATATGAGATTCATAGAGCTTGTCCATGAACAAAACAAAACCCATGTGTTTAAGGATAAATATGCGGCTGTGATCAGCACCTCTATCCACTTTTACGACCACACGGCCCACGGCTATATGAATGCCGTATGTGATGACCTTGGTATGAATTATGTGGATTTTTTTTCAGCCAAGATGGATGACATTCTAAACAATTCCCACAGGACCCGGCTTCTGATTTTTGCAAAATTCTTTTTTAATTCAACAAAAAATAAAATCACGCGACAGAAAAACTTTGAGCCTATAGAGAACGACACCTTTTGTTTTGTACCGGAAACAATCACCCATAAAACGAGTACCCAAAATAAAAAAATCGTCATTGTGACGGACGCAAAAGACCATGAGTCCAATATTGCAGGAATGATACAGCGGTTTTCAGAATCCTTTTCCGAAAAAATTGAGCTGCTGAACCTGTGGGACGTCAACATCAAAGGCGGATGTACCGGCTGCATCAAATGCGAGTATGACAATCAATGCATGTACACAGACAGTTTTTCCAAATTTTACCGGTCAAAGGTTTTACCGGCTGATATTGTCGTCTTTGCAACCGAGCTGGTCCATAGAAATTTTTCTTTTAAATTCAAAGAATTTTTTGACCGGCGTTTTTTTATGAACCATGCCCCTGAATTTAAGGGCAAGCAGGTTGCCTGA
- a CDS encoding methylenetetrahydrofolate reductase produces MGEFKSGSNLEKVLKAGHFAFTGECGPPKGANVAHLKEKFQYLKGNVDCVNLTDNQTAVVRMSSLAASKLLVDEGLEPNFQMVCRDRNRLAMMADILGAHALGIRNMLCLSGDHQTFGNHPEAKNVHDIDSMQLIALVKKMRDEGKFMNDEEIDTPPKMFVGAACNPFADPYEFRPHRLATKIAAGADFVQTQCIFNMDKFRDFMKTVTEMGLDKKCHILAGVTPMKNAGMANFMKKFVPGMDIPDDLINRLKGVDKRDQAEEGIKFALEQVEEFKEMKGVAGVHMMAIEWEHRVPEIAERAGVLPRPVFD; encoded by the coding sequence ATGGGTGAATTCAAATCAGGAAGCAACCTTGAAAAAGTGCTGAAAGCAGGGCACTTTGCCTTTACCGGAGAATGCGGCCCTCCAAAGGGTGCCAATGTGGCCCACCTTAAGGAAAAATTTCAATATCTCAAAGGAAATGTGGACTGTGTTAATTTGACGGATAACCAGACCGCAGTGGTGCGCATGTCCTCCCTTGCCGCGTCCAAACTTCTGGTTGACGAAGGCCTGGAGCCCAACTTTCAGATGGTCTGCCGGGACAGAAACCGTCTGGCCATGATGGCGGATATCCTCGGGGCCCATGCCCTTGGGATCCGGAATATGCTCTGCCTTTCCGGGGATCACCAGACATTCGGCAACCATCCCGAAGCCAAGAATGTCCATGATATTGATTCCATGCAGCTCATTGCCCTGGTTAAAAAGATGAGGGATGAAGGCAAATTCATGAATGACGAAGAGATTGACACCCCTCCTAAAATGTTTGTGGGCGCGGCCTGCAACCCCTTTGCAGATCCTTATGAATTCAGGCCCCATCGTTTGGCCACCAAGATAGCGGCCGGTGCCGACTTCGTCCAGACCCAGTGTATTTTCAACATGGACAAGTTCAGGGATTTTATGAAAACGGTCACAGAGATGGGTCTGGACAAAAAATGTCACATCCTGGCCGGGGTCACGCCCATGAAAAATGCAGGCATGGCCAATTTTATGAAAAAATTTGTTCCGGGCATGGATATCCCCGATGATCTGATCAACCGCCTCAAAGGGGTGGACAAACGGGACCAGGCAGAAGAGGGGATTAAATTTGCCCTGGAACAGGTGGAGGAATTTAAGGAGATGAAAGGGGTTGCAGGGGTCCACATGATGGCCATTGAATGGGAGCACCGGGTGCCTGAAATTGCCGAGCGGGCAGGGGTATTGCCCCGGCCTGTTTTTGATTGA
- a CDS encoding hydrogenase iron-sulfur subunit yields MRLSYPADIKVIQVPCTGRVDILHLLNAIEDGADGVYVAGCLEGECHYREGNFKAKKKVAYVRQTLRDLGIEPERVQMYNLSSAQGARFAEIANEMVEQVKVLGPTPVTAHCGP; encoded by the coding sequence ATGAGGCTTTCCTATCCTGCGGACATTAAAGTGATCCAGGTGCCGTGTACAGGACGGGTGGATATTCTTCATCTGCTCAACGCCATTGAGGACGGGGCGGACGGAGTCTATGTGGCCGGCTGCCTTGAAGGGGAATGTCATTATCGGGAGGGCAATTTCAAGGCAAAAAAAAAGGTGGCCTATGTACGACAGACCCTCCGGGATTTGGGCATAGAACCGGAACGGGTTCAGATGTACAATCTTTCTTCTGCCCAGGGGGCAAGATTTGCCGAGATTGCCAATGAAATGGTCGAGCAGGTCAAGGTGCTCGGACCCACACCGGTGACGGCCCATTGCGGGCCGTAA
- a CDS encoding (Fe-S)-binding protein, which translates to MVQAIKIDRLDSELKDAVLDKIPDANFDLCLTCGTCTGGCPASEQFDMDPRKLIRMLNFGMDEQILNSDWKWVCSMCGRCQLACPMNINIPKLIYNIRSKMAREKRPRGILGSCDQHIRTGSAMGAAKEDFKFTVLDVAEEIREEHPGFEDLEVSVDRVGAQMVLNQNSREPVTEPEEMGPLWKVLHTVGADWTYPSVMWAGENYCMFLADDEGWKYIIEEFALHVDNTLKSPMVVNTEUGHSYFAILEGLRKFKIPHKFELVTIIELYAQWIREGKLAVNSDWNKDIKAKFTIQDPCNIGRKTGSNKIVDELRFVVKTVVGEENFIDTVPSRVNNFCCGGGGGALQAGFPDQRRAYGKIKFDQIMATGADYVIAPCHNCHGQIEDLGHHFGADYHVVHLWTIICLALGCLADTERTYLGPDLANLGLAAEH; encoded by the coding sequence ATGGTCCAAGCAATAAAAATCGACAGGCTGGATTCTGAACTTAAAGATGCGGTATTGGATAAAATTCCAGATGCCAATTTTGATCTCTGTTTGACCTGCGGCACCTGTACCGGCGGGTGTCCGGCTTCCGAACAATTTGACATGGATCCTCGAAAATTGATCCGCATGCTCAATTTCGGCATGGATGAGCAAATCCTCAACTCGGACTGGAAATGGGTCTGCTCCATGTGCGGCCGGTGCCAGCTGGCCTGTCCCATGAACATCAACATCCCCAAACTCATCTATAACATACGTTCAAAAATGGCCCGGGAGAAACGGCCCAGGGGCATTTTAGGGTCCTGCGATCAGCATATCAGAACAGGATCTGCCATGGGCGCAGCCAAGGAGGATTTTAAATTCACGGTCCTGGATGTGGCTGAAGAGATCCGGGAAGAGCATCCGGGGTTTGAAGATCTTGAGGTCTCTGTGGACCGTGTGGGCGCCCAGATGGTGTTAAACCAGAATTCAAGGGAGCCTGTAACAGAGCCAGAAGAGATGGGGCCGCTGTGGAAGGTGCTTCACACGGTGGGGGCGGACTGGACCTATCCTTCGGTGATGTGGGCCGGTGAAAATTACTGCATGTTCCTGGCCGATGACGAGGGCTGGAAATATATTATTGAGGAGTTTGCCCTTCATGTGGACAATACCTTAAAAAGCCCCATGGTGGTCAACACCGAGTGAGGCCATTCATACTTTGCAATCCTGGAAGGATTGCGAAAATTTAAAATTCCCCACAAGTTTGAACTGGTAACCATCATCGAACTTTATGCTCAATGGATCCGGGAGGGAAAGCTTGCGGTCAATTCCGACTGGAACAAGGATATCAAAGCTAAGTTTACCATCCAGGACCCTTGCAACATCGGTCGGAAAACCGGGTCCAACAAGATTGTTGACGAACTGCGGTTTGTGGTGAAAACCGTTGTGGGCGAGGAAAATTTCATCGACACCGTGCCCAGCCGGGTGAATAATTTTTGCTGCGGGGGCGGGGGCGGGGCGCTCCAGGCAGGTTTCCCAGACCAGCGAAGGGCCTACGGCAAGATCAAGTTTGACCAGATCATGGCCACAGGGGCAGACTATGTGATCGCACCCTGCCATAACTGCCACGGCCAGATCGAGGATCTCGGTCATCATTTTGGGGCGGATTACCATGTGGTCCACCTCTGGACCATTATCTGCCTTGCACTGGGGTGTCTGGCCGATACAGAACGTACCTATCTTGGGCCGGACCTGGCCAATCTGGGACTTGCAGCAGAACACTAA
- a CDS encoding methylenetetrahydrofolate reductase C-terminal domain-containing protein translates to MIVADRKPVKEILNMVQDCKKVLVLGCKGCVTVCNVGGLKEVEILAATLKIARKKTGVPLEIDEQMLERQCDREYVSQLGEGVNQYDAVVSMACGVGPQFLSEMYSEQQFFPAVNTTFFGGATQHGVWEERCAGCGTCGIHLFGGLCPVARCAKSLLHGPCGGSANGICEVNKETECIWDTIVKKKMAAGQLDDLVQVKPFKSWRTARHGGPRRSIREELVQGNI, encoded by the coding sequence ATGATAGTTGCTGATCGTAAACCCGTTAAAGAGATCCTTAATATGGTTCAGGACTGCAAAAAAGTGCTTGTACTGGGGTGCAAGGGCTGTGTCACGGTCTGTAATGTGGGCGGGCTCAAAGAGGTTGAGATCCTGGCCGCCACTCTGAAGATCGCAAGGAAAAAAACAGGGGTTCCCCTGGAAATTGATGAACAAATGCTCGAGCGCCAATGCGACAGGGAATACGTATCCCAGCTGGGAGAAGGGGTGAACCAGTACGATGCCGTGGTCTCCATGGCCTGCGGGGTCGGACCCCAGTTTTTATCGGAAATGTATTCAGAGCAGCAGTTTTTTCCTGCCGTAAATACCACCTTTTTCGGGGGGGCCACCCAGCACGGGGTGTGGGAGGAACGCTGCGCCGGGTGCGGTACCTGCGGCATCCATTTGTTCGGCGGGCTCTGTCCTGTTGCCAGGTGCGCCAAAAGCCTTCTCCACGGTCCCTGCGGGGGATCCGCCAACGGGATCTGCGAGGTGAACAAGGAGACTGAATGCATCTGGGATACCATTGTTAAAAAAAAGATGGCTGCCGGGCAATTGGACGACCTTGTGCAAGTCAAGCCCTTTAAAAGCTGGCGCACTGCAAGGCACGGGGGCCCCCGCCGGAGTATCCGGGAAGAACTGGTTCAAGGAAACATATAA
- a CDS encoding TetR/AcrR family transcriptional regulator: protein MAVKKKYHHGDLRRQLIETALDIISEHGLEKVSMRGLGQRIGVSRTAPYRHFTDKSALLSAIAEQGYKKLTHALNNSNIQGNNDSVTRLMNVGIAYVEFAVSNPVHYRMMFGNEIRENNRPPELVSAAETAFNELLFAVKACQDDRRIKPLDPFIIANTLWSTTYGISSLLIDGQVPAINAFQALPAILHPQQNGMGNVDVRQIFELMSEILFNGLLE, encoded by the coding sequence TTGGCAGTCAAAAAAAAATATCACCATGGTGATCTGCGCAGACAACTCATTGAAACCGCCCTTGATATCATATCGGAGCACGGGCTTGAAAAAGTCTCAATGCGGGGGCTTGGACAACGGATCGGCGTTTCCAGAACGGCTCCGTACCGGCATTTTACAGATAAAAGTGCACTCTTATCTGCCATTGCCGAGCAAGGGTATAAAAAATTAACCCATGCGTTAAACAATAGTAATATCCAAGGTAATAATGATTCGGTGACAAGGCTTATGAATGTTGGTATTGCCTATGTTGAATTTGCAGTTTCAAATCCTGTCCACTACCGGATGATGTTCGGCAACGAGATCCGGGAAAACAACAGGCCCCCGGAACTTGTCAGCGCTGCTGAAACCGCGTTTAACGAGCTGCTTTTTGCTGTGAAAGCCTGTCAGGATGACAGGCGGATCAAGCCGCTGGATCCCTTTATTATTGCCAACACCCTCTGGTCAACAACCTATGGCATATCATCCCTGCTGATTGACGGGCAGGTGCCGGCAATCAATGCATTTCAGGCCCTACCGGCAATCCTCCACCCTCAACAAAATGGCATGGGCAATGTCGATGTTCGCCAG
- a CDS encoding response regulator, producing MEETLTVFTASKYCNVSSKTIINWVEAGHIKAYKTVGGHRRIQKDDLETFMRNQGIPIPDEKEEGARRKILVVDDDMIIVESIVQALEEDEFDYEVVSASDGFEAGLQVSHFHPDLVILDIMMPDIKGYEVCKKIKTSPKTKETKIIVLSAYLDDEKFAQMKENGADVCFSKPLPLPQLKDEVAKLLGLK from the coding sequence ATGGAAGAGACCTTGACTGTATTTACGGCAAGCAAGTACTGCAATGTATCCTCTAAAACCATCATCAACTGGGTGGAGGCCGGCCATATCAAGGCCTATAAAACAGTGGGGGGCCATCGCCGTATCCAAAAGGATGATCTGGAGACCTTCATGCGCAACCAGGGCATCCCCATCCCGGATGAAAAAGAGGAGGGCGCAAGGAGAAAAATACTGGTGGTGGACGATGACATGATCATTGTGGAATCCATTGTCCAGGCCCTGGAGGAAGATGAGTTCGACTATGAGGTGGTGTCGGCTTCGGACGGGTTTGAGGCCGGTCTCCAGGTCAGTCATTTTCATCCTGACCTGGTGATTCTAGATATCATGATGCCGGACATCAAAGGGTATGAAGTCTGCAAAAAGATTAAAACCAGTCCAAAGACAAAGGAGACCAAAATTATCGTTCTTTCCGCCTATCTGGACGATGAGAAATTCGCCCAGATGAAGGAAAACGGGGCAGATGTCTGCTTTTCAAAACCCCTGCCCCTTCCCCAGCTCAAAGATGAAGTGGCTAAACTGCTTGGATTAAAATAA
- a CDS encoding methylenetetrahydrofolate reductase — MNLKESLEKKRFVVTSEIQAPLGDEEPETLIESLSRVRGRVDGVSVQETELEGVVGDSIRTCELLKKNRFNVIFQTTTRDKNRYQLQKDLTLAHETGVDNLLVFTEDYRISGNTLQEDMFFHVDSGKLGSVLDHLKQGVSIEGNDLSDKMDFMVGSGVETPWGRNMPKRGMEEMEDMIHVGAGYFLTTPIFDVDQFEKFMKQVTPFRVPVIAEVMILRTAGMGKFLNRHFKSGLVSEWVIQKLLKAPDKQRASIELFADTVASLKDICQGVHIITVGGEDKLAQYLNAAKLR, encoded by the coding sequence ATGAATTTAAAAGAATCTTTGGAAAAAAAGAGATTTGTGGTGACCTCTGAGATCCAGGCGCCTTTAGGGGATGAAGAACCTGAAACCTTGATTGAAAGCCTCAGCCGCGTCAGGGGACGGGTGGACGGGGTCTCGGTTCAGGAAACCGAGCTTGAAGGGGTGGTGGGCGATTCCATTCGAACCTGTGAACTGCTCAAAAAAAATAGGTTCAACGTCATCTTCCAGACCACGACCCGGGACAAGAACCGGTACCAGCTGCAAAAGGATCTGACCCTGGCCCATGAGACCGGGGTGGACAATCTTCTGGTATTTACCGAGGATTACAGGATTTCGGGCAATACCCTTCAAGAAGATATGTTCTTCCATGTGGATTCGGGCAAGCTCGGATCGGTGCTCGATCATTTAAAACAAGGGGTCTCCATTGAGGGAAACGATCTTTCCGATAAAATGGACTTCATGGTGGGCTCCGGGGTTGAAACCCCCTGGGGACGGAACATGCCCAAGCGGGGCATGGAGGAGATGGAGGACATGATCCATGTGGGTGCGGGGTATTTTCTGACCACCCCCATATTTGATGTGGATCAGTTTGAAAAGTTCATGAAACAGGTGACGCCTTTCAGGGTGCCGGTGATTGCCGAGGTCATGATTTTAAGGACCGCCGGCATGGGTAAATTTTTAAATCGTCATTTTAAATCCGGGCTTGTATCTGAGTGGGTCATCCAGAAGCTGTTAAAGGCGCCGGACAAACAAAGGGCAAGTATTGAATTATTTGCTGATACGGTTGCAAGCTTAAAAGATATCTGCCAGGGCGTTCACATCATTACCGTCGGCGGAGAAGATAAGCTTGCCCAGTATCTTAATGCAGCCAAATTAAGATGA
- a CDS encoding FAD-dependent oxidoreductase yields MEKKGNGSVMVVGAGIAGIQASLDLVDSGYLVYLVDKNTAIGGTMAQLDKTFPTNDCSMCIISPKLVEAGRHLNVELLTMSEIESVDGEAGNFNVKVRENPRFIDLEKCTACGECADVCPVTLPSRFDENLKARKAAFKLYPQAMPSAYAIEKKDKAPCRLTCPAGLNVQGYVQMVKKGNFRQSLEIIMEQLPLPGVLGRICPHECEDACRRCQVDEPVAIRDLKRLAADNFDPRKIKIPCQEKIGKKAAVIGSGPVGLSAAYHLAKQGVDAVIFEALSKPGGMLRVGIPDHRLPPDVLDKDIEVVTQLGVEIRLDTRLGQDFTLDSLMADGFEAVFLGLGAHRGIDLGILGEDLEGVCQGVGFLKQLNLTGTTPVGRQVAIIGGGNVAIDVARSAVRLGAQEVTILYRRTRKEMPAWEEEICAAEDEGVKIVYLAALQKILGSKGKVTGARVIQMALGEPDASGRKRPVPIPESEYEIEIDQLIPAIGQQPDLSAIEDLAEIKISRWNTTEVNPLTLETDMPGVFAGGDVQTGPGVAISAVAAGMEAAESIVRYLKGKDMEDGRTLPMVETPEYRPVDDSWPVEPRYKMPELPIDLRAGNFDEVELGYGRKEGQKEASRCINCGYCSECMACEDACLAHAVDHNMLGKIHEINVGAIIMAPGFSPFKPEGLVTYCYGHSPNIMTSLEFERVLSASGPYEGHLVRPSDQVPPRKIAWLQCVGSRDINKGDHAYCSGVCCMYANKQAVIAKEHADDDLDCAIFFMDMRTHGKEFDKYHIRAQDDSGVRFVRSRIHSVFPEPKDKYRLVYSSEAGNTVAEIFDMVVLSIGLAPNRDAVDLAQKMGIELNAHGFARTTNLAPVTTSRKGIFVCGSFQEPKDIPGSVMEASAAAATAVMDMKEARWSKTRTRQLPPELDFTGVAPRIGVFVCNCGINIGGVADVPAVRDYAKTLPYVVHVEDNLFTCSQDAQDHIKEVIRDNEINRVVVASCSPRTHEPLFQETIRDAGLNKYLFEMANIRDQNTWVHMNQPERATAKAKDLVRMAVAKAAFVEPLHQVALPIKKALLVVGGGVSGMEAALGGAAQGIDVHLVERSPVLGGIANHLNTTWKGESVRAYLDHLVESVKESEFISLYMEASVGNTTGSVGNFTTTVLNGENELPIEHGAVVIATGGMEHKPSEYLYGDHPDVLTHLDMDAAFRTQDLRIASAQKIIFVQCVGSRNDENPYCSKVCCTHSLKSAIALKEMDSRKRVYVVYRDIRSYGFREDLYQQARQLGVIFIRYDLEQMPELRRDGEDKLEFTLMDHVLRIPVLIHPDLVVLASGIVPGDNQALFEKFKVPINAEGFLVEAHAKLRPVDFASDGLFVAGLAHYPKPLEESIAQARASVARAMTILSKDSLQVGGVVADVTPEKCAVCLTCVRTCPYSIPRIHEDGYAVIDPSECHGCGACVAECPGKAIKLNHFTDRQIMAKTDALFEKSASGTKEVQYE; encoded by the coding sequence ATGGAAAAAAAAGGTAACGGGTCGGTTATGGTTGTGGGTGCCGGCATTGCCGGTATCCAGGCATCCCTGGATTTGGTAGATTCAGGATATCTGGTATACCTGGTGGATAAAAATACGGCCATTGGCGGAACCATGGCCCAATTGGATAAAACCTTTCCCACCAATGACTGTTCCATGTGTATTATCTCACCCAAGCTGGTGGAGGCGGGCCGTCATCTCAACGTCGAACTGCTCACCATGTCCGAGATTGAATCCGTGGACGGAGAAGCTGGAAATTTTAATGTAAAGGTCAGGGAAAATCCCCGGTTTATTGACCTTGAAAAGTGCACGGCTTGCGGGGAATGCGCCGATGTCTGCCCGGTGACGCTTCCCAGCCGGTTTGACGAAAATCTTAAGGCCCGCAAAGCCGCGTTCAAGCTTTATCCCCAGGCCATGCCTTCTGCCTATGCCATAGAAAAAAAAGACAAGGCCCCCTGCCGGCTCACCTGTCCTGCAGGCCTGAATGTCCAGGGGTATGTCCAGATGGTCAAAAAGGGCAATTTCAGGCAATCCCTTGAAATCATCATGGAGCAGCTGCCCTTGCCAGGCGTTTTAGGCAGGATCTGCCCCCATGAGTGTGAAGATGCCTGCAGACGGTGTCAGGTGGATGAGCCCGTGGCCATCAGAGATCTTAAGCGGCTGGCAGCAGACAATTTTGATCCAAGAAAAATTAAGATTCCCTGCCAGGAAAAGATTGGCAAAAAAGCAGCCGTTATCGGATCGGGTCCTGTAGGCTTGTCTGCGGCCTACCACTTGGCAAAACAGGGGGTGGATGCTGTGATTTTTGAAGCCCTTTCCAAGCCGGGCGGGATGCTCCGGGTGGGAATACCGGATCACAGGCTGCCCCCGGATGTTCTGGATAAAGATATCGAGGTGGTCACCCAGCTGGGCGTTGAAATCAGATTAGACACCCGTCTGGGCCAGGATTTTACCCTGGACAGCCTCATGGCAGACGGGTTTGAGGCGGTTTTTCTGGGACTTGGCGCCCACCGGGGCATTGATCTTGGCATTCTCGGTGAAGATCTTGAGGGGGTTTGCCAGGGCGTGGGGTTTCTCAAACAGCTTAATTTGACAGGGACCACCCCTGTGGGCAGACAGGTGGCCATCATCGGTGGAGGCAATGTGGCCATTGATGTGGCCAGATCTGCAGTCCGTTTGGGCGCCCAAGAGGTGACCATCCTTTACAGACGAACCAGAAAAGAAATGCCGGCCTGGGAAGAGGAGATCTGTGCGGCAGAAGATGAAGGGGTGAAAATTGTTTATCTGGCAGCCCTCCAGAAAATTTTAGGATCCAAGGGAAAGGTCACCGGGGCGAGGGTGATTCAAATGGCCCTGGGTGAACCTGATGCATCCGGCCGGAAACGGCCTGTGCCCATCCCGGAATCTGAATATGAAATTGAGATCGATCAGCTGATCCCGGCCATCGGGCAGCAGCCGGATCTTTCTGCCATCGAGGACCTGGCAGAGATTAAAATTTCCAGGTGGAACACCACCGAGGTGAATCCTTTGACCCTGGAGACGGACATGCCGGGGGTATTTGCCGGCGGTGATGTCCAGACAGGGCCTGGTGTGGCCATTTCAGCCGTTGCCGCAGGTATGGAAGCTGCCGAGTCCATTGTCCGGTATCTTAAAGGAAAGGATATGGAGGACGGCAGGACCCTTCCCATGGTTGAAACACCCGAGTACCGGCCTGTGGATGACTCCTGGCCTGTTGAGCCCCGGTACAAGATGCCCGAACTGCCCATCGACCTGCGGGCAGGCAATTTTGATGAGGTGGAACTTGGGTATGGCAGAAAAGAGGGGCAAAAGGAAGCCTCACGCTGTATTAACTGCGGGTATTGTTCTGAATGCATGGCGTGTGAGGATGCCTGCCTGGCCCATGCCGTGGATCATAATATGCTGGGCAAAATCCACGAAATCAATGTGGGCGCCATTATCATGGCCCCCGGGTTTTCGCCCTTTAAGCCCGAAGGCCTGGTCACCTATTGTTATGGTCACAGCCCCAATATCATGACCTCCCTGGAGTTTGAGCGGGTGCTTTCAGCCTCTGGACCCTATGAAGGCCATCTGGTCCGGCCCAGTGACCAGGTGCCGCCCAGAAAAATTGCCTGGCTCCAATGTGTGGGGTCAAGGGATATTAATAAGGGGGATCATGCCTATTGTTCCGGGGTCTGCTGCATGTATGCCAACAAGCAGGCCGTCATTGCCAAGGAACATGCCGATGATGACCTGGACTGTGCCATTTTTTTCATGGACATGAGAACCCATGGCAAGGAGTTTGACAAGTACCATATCCGGGCCCAGGACGACAGCGGGGTCCGGTTTGTAAGATCCAGGATCCATTCGGTATTTCCCGAGCCAAAGGATAAATACCGGCTGGTTTATTCGTCCGAGGCGGGCAATACCGTGGCGGAAATTTTTGACATGGTGGTCCTTTCCATTGGCCTTGCCCCCAATAGGGATGCTGTTGATCTGGCCCAAAAAATGGGAATTGAACTCAATGCCCACGGGTTTGCCCGCACCACCAACCTGGCCCCTGTGACCACCAGCCGCAAGGGGATTTTTGTCTGCGGCAGTTTTCAGGAACCTAAAGATATTCCAGGTTCTGTGATGGAAGCCTCTGCTGCGGCAGCCACGGCAGTGATGGACATGAAAGAGGCCAGGTGGTCAAAAACCAGGACAAGGCAATTGCCCCCGGAACTCGATTTTACAGGCGTTGCGCCCAGGATCGGGGTCTTTGTCTGCAATTGCGGAATCAATATCGGGGGGGTGGCAGATGTGCCGGCGGTTCGGGATTATGCCAAGACCCTGCCCTATGTGGTCCATGTGGAGGATAATTTGTTTACCTGTTCCCAGGATGCCCAGGATCATATCAAGGAAGTGATAAGGGACAATGAGATTAACCGGGTGGTGGTGGCCTCGTGCTCGCCCCGGACCCATGAACCTTTGTTCCAGGAAACCATCCGGGATGCTGGATTGAACAAGTATCTCTTTGAGATGGCCAATATCAGGGACCAGAATACCTGGGTCCATATGAATCAGCCTGAACGAGCCACAGCAAAGGCCAAGGACCTGGTCCGCATGGCCGTGGCCAAGGCCGCCTTTGTTGAACCCCTTCACCAGGTGGCTCTGCCCATTAAAAAGGCGCTTCTGGTTGTCGGGGGCGGGGTCTCAGGAATGGAAGCCGCCCTGGGCGGTGCTGCCCAGGGAATTGATGTTCATCTGGTGGAACGCTCGCCTGTACTGGGCGGAATTGCCAATCATCTCAACACCACCTGGAAGGGAGAATCTGTCCGGGCCTATCTTGATCATCTGGTTGAATCTGTAAAAGAATCTGAATTCATTTCTCTTTATATGGAGGCAAGTGTAGGCAATACCACCGGGTCTGTGGGCAATTTTACGACCACGGTATTAAACGGAGAAAATGAATTGCCCATTGAACACGGGGCCGTGGTCATTGCCACGGGCGGCATGGAGCACAAGCCTTCTGAGTATCTTTACGGCGATCATCCCGATGTTCTCACCCATCTGGATATGGACGCTGCCTTCAGGACCCAGGACCTGCGAATTGCATCGGCTCAAAAAATTATATTCGTTCAATGCGTGGGATCGAGGAACGATGAAAATCCATATTGCTCCAAGGTCTGCTGTACCCACAGTCTTAAATCCGCCATTGCCCTAAAAGAGATGGATTCCCGAAAACGGGTCTATGTGGTGTACCGGGATATCAGGTCCTATGGGTTCAGGGAAGATCTTTACCAGCAGGCAAGGCAGCTCGGGGTGATTTTCATCCGGTACGATCTGGAACAAATGCCCGAATTGAGACGAGACGGGGAGGACAAACTGGAATTTACCCTCATGGACCATGTGCTCAGGATACCTGTGCTGATTCATCCGGATCTTGTGGTCCTGGCTTCGGGCATTGTGCCGGGGGATAATCAGGCCTTGTTCGAGAAATTTAAGGTGCCAATCAATGCCGAAGGCTTTCTGGTGGAGGCCCATGCCAAGCTGAGACCTGTGGACTTTGCCTCTGACGGACTGTTTGTGGCAGGACTGGCCCATTATCCCAAACCCCTTGAAGAGTCCATTGCCCAGGCAAGGGCGTCTGTGGCCCGGGCCATGACCATTTTATCCAAAGATTCCCTTCAGGTGGGCGGGGTGGTGGCGGATGTCACGCCTGAAAAATGTGCGGTCTGCCTCACCTGTGTCAGGACCTGTCCCTATTCTATTCCCCGCATTCACGAGGACGGGTATGCCGTGATTGATCCGTCTGAATGTCACGGTTGCGGTGCCTGTGTGGCCGAATGCCCTGGCAAGGCCATCAAACTCAACCATTTTACCGACCGCCAGATCATGGCCAAAACTGATGCCCTGTTTGAAAAGAGCGCATCGGGAACAAAGGAGGTGCAATATGAGTAA